A segment of the Robbsia sp. KACC 23696 genome:
GGTCGCGACCGCCAGGAAATAGCCGGCCTCGCGCAGCGATTCCAGCATATCGCGCGCGCCGTCGAACAACGCAAGATGCGGCTCGCCCGAGACAAAGTGATATTTGTAGCGCTCGACGAGCTTGGGATAGTCGACGGGGTCCAACGTGGGCGCGACTGTTTCCAACGCATCGCGCAATCCCAGGCCGATCACATAGCGCGCGGCATCGCCGCCCGGAACCGGCAGCCGCAGGTCCCGGCAGGCGGATTGCAGGCAATGGGCAATATGGGCGGTCGAATCGCTGAGCGTTCCGTCCCAGTCGAACACAATCAGGTCGTATCGGTCTCTGGCCATCGGCTTCGTAATAAGGTTCAGTCTGCAGCCCGCAATTGGACCAGAAATCGTTGGCACTCGGCAGGGAGCGCGGCTTCGAATTGCAGCGGCTCTCCGGTTGCCGGGTGGGTTATGCGCAATTTTGCCGCATGCAAAAACATGCGCTTCAGGCCCGGATCGGCATTTGCCCGACCCAGCGCCTTGTTCAAGGCGAAGTCCCCGTATTTGTCGTCACCGGCGATGGGCGCGTCCAAATGCGCCAGATGCACGCGGATCTGGTGCGTACGGCCCGTCTTCAACTGCGCCTCCACCAACGCGAAGCCGTCGGGCGCACCCGCCACCGGCCGTCCCGCGCCCTGGCCATCGGCGGTCCGGAACCGTTCGATCAGCGTGAACACGGTGTGCGCGGCCTGCCCCTCGGGATTGACCGTCACGCGGCGCTCCCCTTCGGCGTTCACGTATTTGTGCAGCGCGGCCTTGACGACCCGCTTGGCGTCCCGCCACCCGCCCTCCGGCGCACGGACACAGGCCAGATAACGCTTGTCGGTCTGGTTCTCGCGCAATTGCGCATGCAGATGCGTCAACGCCGCGCGCTTCTTTGCCAGCATCAGGATGCCCGACGTCTCGCGGTCGAGCCGGTGCACCAACTCGAGGAAACGCGCATCGGGACGCGCCGCGCGCAGCTGCTCGATGACGCCGTGACTGACGCCGCTGCCGCCGTGCACCGCCACCCCCGCCGGTTTATCGATGACCAGCAGGTGCGGATCTTCGAACAGGATCGGAAAGTCGGCGGCCGGCACATACGCACTGCGCGCCGGTGCCGCACCGTCCTCTTCGGTCCCATTCGTGGCCGTGCGTATCGGCGGCACGCGGACGGTGTCGCCGCTGACCAGCCGATATGTTGCGTCGATGCGCCCCTTGTTTACCCTGACTTCGCCCGATCGCAAGATGCGGTAGACATGACTCTTCGGCACGCCTTTACAGACGCGCAGCAAGAAGTTGTCGATGCGTTGCCCCGCATCTTCGTCGTCGATTTCGATCATCGCGGCACGATCCGCGAATGCCTGTTGCCGGGACATTTTGCCTAACTCTTTCATTCTGCCTATAATTTGCCCAGCAAGTCGCGTCTGCAGAGACCTGACGGTGCAGACGCTTCGTGAGTCCGGTAGTACGGTCTCACGGCCCCGAGGTCTTTCCCGACCCAGACGGCGTCTGTCCGGCATGCATCCAGGACCGGACTTGCCCTGGTGCGACCAATCGGTATTTTACCGCACCACGGGGGTTGCCCACCCGACAATACCGGGCAATACGTAGCACGCACGTCGCAAGAGACCGGCAAGGACTCCGCCCACAGGCGGGTTCGGTCATCGTCTCGCGCCGATGGGCATCGAGTTGTGGCATTAAAGAATTTTTCCGACCAGCGTGACGTCCCGCCTCGACTTCGGCGTTTCGACGACGGCACGCTGGCCGGTTGTGAAGTAGTTGGGACCGGTGGCCGACGCGCCTTGTATGAGCGCCTCGCCGCCGGCGAACAAGATGCAATGAAAGGTGTTGCCGTTGTACACGATGTTCACGACGGCGCACGGATGCAGCAGCGGAGACCGGCCTACCAGGCCGATCGGGTAAAGGTGCCGGCCTCGGAACAAGGGGACCGCCACTATGCAGTAGAAGGGGAAGCGCTCCCGGACAGGCCGCCATGCGGCGCTCCCTGTCGCGACGGCGCCCCTGCTCTCTGCTTGCCCCCTCCGCCCTTGCGGCGTCGGAACGCCCGCCCCTGTACGCGGTGGCCGCCGGCGACGCCTGCCTGGATCTGGGCAGTGCATCCGTGTACCGCATGGCGCGACGTGGTGAGCCACCCAGCGCCGGCGTGCAATCGTGTGGCACCTCCTGGCGTCGCGAGCTTCGTGGCGTCTTGAGTGTGTCGGCAGGCCTTTCGGCGCGCCGCCGGACGCGTTTCGTCCGGCGCGTCCCGCGCATCTTGACCGTGTACAGCCGCATCGGCAGCGCGGCGCCCCTGCGGCGCACGTTGTCAGCGCGTGCCGCGCTTT
Coding sequences within it:
- a CDS encoding RluA family pseudouridine synthase; this encodes MKELGKMSRQQAFADRAAMIEIDDEDAGQRIDNFLLRVCKGVPKSHVYRILRSGEVRVNKGRIDATYRLVSGDTVRVPPIRTATNGTEEDGAAPARSAYVPAADFPILFEDPHLLVIDKPAGVAVHGGSGVSHGVIEQLRAARPDARFLELVHRLDRETSGILMLAKKRAALTHLHAQLRENQTDKRYLACVRAPEGGWRDAKRVVKAALHKYVNAEGERRVTVNPEGQAAHTVFTLIERFRTADGQGAGRPVAGAPDGFALVEAQLKTGRTHQIRVHLAHLDAPIAGDDKYGDFALNKALGRANADPGLKRMFLHAAKLRITHPATGEPLQFEAALPAECQRFLVQLRAAD
- a CDS encoding HAD-IA family hydrolase, with protein sequence MARDRYDLIVFDWDGTLSDSTAHIAHCLQSACRDLRLPVPGGDAARYVIGLGLRDALETVAPTLDPVDYPKLVERYKYHFVSGEPHLALFDGARDMLESLREAGYFLAVATGKSRVGLTRALAQTRLATLFDATRCADETFSKPHPAMLQELMRELGQDADRTVMIGDTTHDLQMAINAGVAGIGVTYGAHRPEPLLALAPRFCANSVAELHAWLTSNG